A part of Palaemon carinicauda isolate YSFRI2023 chromosome 8, ASM3689809v2, whole genome shotgun sequence genomic DNA contains:
- the LOC137645829 gene encoding uncharacterized protein, producing the protein MEVEIESWRSQKQEERETRDRGWHSHRRKTGKKRHDKWHSPTRKKRELSPREQHSVKSEVTEGQHSQRRYDLEMKTKECESFEREHQEMKTKEWLSQKRAELEMRTKMWQSQRKEELQMRTNEWQSQWREELEMRTKEWQSQRREDLEMRTKEWHLQRREEIEIMAKEWQIQRREELEIRTKEWLSQSTREIEMVPKERQSHKREELEKKANQWRLERIQEMEIRTREWKSKRIEEMEIRITEWKSLRENEICKNSKKWEIQRKKEMETRTREWHLQMKREMEAVTNEWQSQREQDISKIQTNPQQIKRETDIKRETDKGEVLIIL; encoded by the coding sequence ATGGAGGTGGAAATCGAATCATGGCGGTCACAAAAGCAGGAGGAGAGAGAGACCAGAGACAGGGGTTGGCATTCACACAGAAGAAAAACAGGGAAGAAGAGACATGACAAATGGCATTCACCAACTAGAAAAAAGAGAGAGCTGAGCCCCAGAGAACAGCATTCAGTAAAGAGTGAGGTGACTGAAGGGCAACACTCACAAAGGAGATACGACCTGGAAATGAAGACCAAGGAGTGCGAGTCTTTTGAAAGAgaacaccaagagatgaagactAAAGAGTGGCTGTCCCAAAAAAGAGCAGAGTTAGAGATGAGAACGAAGATGTGGCAGTCACAGAGGAAAGAAGAACTGCAGATGAGGACCAACGAATGGCAGTCACAATGGAGAGAAGAATTAGAAATGAGAACCAAGGAATGGCAGTCACAAAGAAGAGAAGATCTGGAAATGAGGACCAAGGAGTGGCACTTACAAAGAAGAGAAGAGATTGAGATAATGGCCAAGGAGTGGCAGATACAAAgaagagaagaactggagataagGACCAAAGAGTGGCTGTCACAAAGTACAAGAGAGATAGAGATGGTGCCCAAAGAGAGACAGTCACACAAGAGAGAAGAGCTGGAGAAGAAAGCAAACCAATGGCGGTTGGAAAGGATACAAGAGATGGAGATAAGGACCAGGGAGTGGAAGTCAAAAAGGATAGAAGAGATGGAGATAAGAATCACAGAATGGAAGTCACTAAGAGAAAATGAGATTTGCAAGAATTCTAAAAAGTGGGAGatacaaagaaaaaaagagatggAGACGAGAACCAGGGAGTGGCATTTACAGATGAAGAGAGAGATGGAAGCTGTAACCAATGAGTGGCAATCACAAAGGGAACAAGATATATCAAAGATCCAGACAAATCCCCAGCAAATTAAAAGAGAGACAGACATTAAAAGAGAGACAGACAAAGGTGAAGTCttgataattttatga